DNA sequence from the Pseudocalidococcus azoricus BACA0444 genome:
GAACTCGCAACCCGCCTAGAGATCCATGACCGCTGGCAACAATTACAAACCGAGGTTAACCGCCAAATCCAAATCGATCAATTTATTCAAACCAGTCGGCAAATTTTTAATCAAAGTGGACCCCGGATCACCCAATATTACATGAGCAGTATTGTCCAGGTGGCAGATCAGCTTTTTCGGGAATTACTCAATCGGGCCGATGTGGCCTTGGCCTGGACAGAAGACTATGAAATTCGCGTCCAAGAAGAAGGACATTGGCGCGGCTTCAAGAGTTTATCCGGTGGGGAGCAAATGTGTGGGGCCCTGGCGATTCGCTTGGCCTTGCTGAAGGTTTTAGTGGAAATTGATATTGCCTTTTTTGATGAACCAACAACGAATATGGATGCCCAGCGCCGCTCTCAACTGGCAACGGCCCTAAGTAATCTGAGAAGTTTTCAGCAACTCTTTGTGATTAGTCATGATGATGCCTTTGAGCAGATGACGGAAAACATTATTCGGGTCAGCCGTTCCAGTTAGGGGCAGCTTTCGGACTAGCTGATCACCAGATGTTTCGTTTAGGGTGTGATTAAAAAAGTATAGAGACTAAACAAAAATAATAGGCCAAATATGCCTGTGGCCCAATAGGGAGCGCGCCCCCGAAACACCAGGCCTGGACTCCCCAAACAACGAGCCTGTTCAACATCAATCCAAGGCACTTCACTACGCCGCCACCACCCCTGCACCTCAATTGGCTGATCTCCCCAGGCCCCAAAAGGACTTCTCCACAGATGGCTGAATGGCCCCCACCACCCCAAAGCCCGCAATTGCCAAAGCCCGACTTCTGTTTCTAACCACAGCCCTTGGCCTAAGCCATGCTCTAAACCCCGCATCCGTAATAACCGCCCCGTCAACTTCACCGGCACACTATCTAAGGGCAAAGCAATGGGGCTTTCAATCAGGGGTTTTAGTAACTGGGGATCAGTAACTGGCGTGGTAATTTCTGGATAGTAGGCGTTAATCCGTAACAAAATTCCCAGGCCCAGCCCCAAACTCCCCCAGCCCCAAAGCATCAGGTTCAAATTGGCAAACCACCAAAACTTAATTCCAATCACCCCGGTACGTAAGGCAAACTCTCCCCCCCGCCACACCAAAATCGCTAGAAATAATCCCAGGAATAAGCCCCACACTGGGGTTAACTGTCGCCAAAATTGCCGTTGTCCTGTCCAGGCTTGGGGCCGCTCACCCAAATCAAATTGGGGTTTTAATTGCCACTTTTGGGCGTAGATACTCAGGGCCTGGAGCCGAATACCCAAAAAGCGATGGGAATGAAACAAGCTAAACCAATCTTTAAGGGGATTTTGCCGCTCCCAGGCCGTCAGCTTGACCCAATCTCGCTGCTGGGGTGGAAACTGGAGACTCCCATAGGTAATCGCAGCAGCGCCATGAACGGGCAACACCAAGCTCAATGCATCAATTAGGGGTGAAACCTCCCGCTCCTGATACACCACCGCGGCCATAGCCTCATTGAGATGAATCAGGGCCTGGCTTAAGCCATTGGGATGGCCGGTAAAGGCGGCCGTAGCCCGATCTGTGAAGTAGAACCGAACCCGCGCGGCTGGAGCAATGATTTTTTCCAAGAGCCAGACTAAGCCATAGGCCAAGGCCGTTGTGCCACAGCCACAGCCATAGACGACCCGATTTAAGAACATGAGTCCCGCATCAACTTGACGGTCTTGGTGCTGACGGTTAAGCCATTCCAAGCGGTGGGCAAAATAATTACCGCATCGGGCCGCGGTTTGGTAAAGCTCATAGATGAGTAGCCGCCCGAAGACCATTGGCCCCAACAACAGGTTATAGCCTCGCCGGAGTTGGATAATTTCAGCACTGATGAGGATGGCAATTTCATCGGCAGGTAAAGCCGTCAGTAGCCCCTGACTGATCACCACCCAACGCCGCCAATGTCCAAAACTAAAAATTAAGGGAACAGCAGTGGGCAAAAAACCGAGTTGCGGCGGTGGCTGAAACCCAGACCAGGCCCAGCGGCCCCAAAACTTGATACTTTCTGGGCTGTAGGTATTTAAGGTAATGAAATCCAATGGCTGGAGTGAGAACTTCCAACGCAGGAGTTGTGCCCAGGCCCAGGGATAACCGACCCCAATCACTAGGGCCAAAACCCCCGTCAAAAACCAGGCCATCGCCCAGGCCCAGGAATCGAGATTATACCAAGGACTGAAAAAGTTGATCAGTGGCTGAACAATGAGGATCCGATTCACCCAGGCCCCGCCCATCAACAAAACCCCTAAACAGGCCATCTGCGTCACCCAGAGTCGCCAGGGAGAAACTTGCCGTAACACTTGTCCAGAAATAGCCCGTTCCAAGATTGGGGTTCGAGCCAGAGCTGTGGGAAGAGCTAGGGATTGGGAGAGTTCCGCTTTGCGTTGGAGGATCGGGCGGGCTTTTTCTACCCAATCGCGCACCTTGGCCTGGGGCAGTTCTGCCAAGTGATCACAGAGGGCCAGGGCCTGAGGAAATTGACCAACCACCGCATAGGCCTGGATGAGATGAAGTTGCGCCGTCACTCCCCAAGACTTGGAGCCATATTGCTTTTTAATCGCTTCTAAGGCCGCAATGGCGACGGGATAATCCTGGCGATTCAGGGCCGCTAAGGCAGCTACTAAACGCGGCTCTAGTTGATAGTCATCAAGCATAGTCAGGGACGGAAGGTGATTCAATCTCCAGACTAGGCGATTCTCTTCCAGTTTTTCTGCTGCTGTCCCAGTTGGTGATCAATGTTTCTCAGGTTTTCCGCAGTCAGTCTGGATTGGGCTATGCACGCTGATGATGTAGCGGGGGTAATGGCACGTCCAAAAAATTCCTGAAAAAATGCCTAAAAATCAGAAAGGACATCGACGACTTTCCGTGTTTCGTCTCGATGCCCTAACTGGTTCGCTCCTCACATCAATAAATGTACCAGATAATCTCCATTTCGTCACATCTCTTCCTAAAGATTTACCAAACTGAATATGTCCTGATTGCATCCCCTGGCCTGGGTCAGTAGGCTAAACCTATCCCAATATTTCCCGGCCCCGCCGCGGAAAAGAGCGGATTAACCCCCAGAGACTATAGACTTCAGAGTGTTCAGATCGCCGATGCCATGATTCCTTTGTCGCTGCTGTCTAACTTAATGCCGCCCCTGACAAGTCCACCAGCCACGGGTGTCGAATTGGTCAACATCTATGGCCTGGTACAAACCTTTATTATTTTGCTCTTGGTGGCAACTGGCGTGGCCTTGGTCAGTCGGCGGCTGGGCTTTCCCTATGTCATTGGTCTAGTGGTAGCCGGGCTATTGATTCCCAAACCAACCTTACCCAGCAACGTTGGTCTGAATCCTGAGTTGGTATTAAACCTCTTTTTACCGATTCTGATTTTTGAAGCGGCCCTAAATACCGATGCCAGTCGCTTGAAACGCAATTTACTCCCCATTGGCCTGTTGGCGGGGCCAGGGACTATTGTGGCGGCCCTAATTACAGGTGGCCTCTTTAAGCTTGCCTTTGTCTGGCCGTGGATTCCCATCTTGGCGGCGGCGGTAATTTTAACCATTACAGATACGGTATCGGTGATTGCCGCCTTCCGGGTTGTTCCTGTGCCGGCCCGCTTATCCACCATTGTTGAGGGAGAAAGTTTATTTAATGATGCTGTGGCCTTGGTGTTACTGGGCCTGATTACGACAGTTCACAGCCAAGGGGCCTTTACGCCATTTTTGGGACTGAAGCAATTTCTGATTGCCTTTCCAGGGGGAATTCTTTTGGGGTTGGGGTTGGGGTATCTCTGCATCGGCCTGTTTCGGCAGTTGGAAGATCCCCTCAGCAGCCTATTGTTGACCGTTGCTGTCGCGTTGGGAACTTTTCAGGTAGGGACAGGCCTGGGGGTTTCGGGGGCGATTGCGGTGGTGACAGCAGGCCTGGTGATTGGCAACTGGGGCCTGGAACATGAAACCACGACGGCTCAGTCGAAACTGACTCTTTTCAGCTTTTGGGAGTATGCGGCCTTTGGGGTCAATACCTTTATCTTTCTCCTGTTGGGCATTGAAGTTGACCCTAAATTTGTGATTGCGGCCGTGCCGATTGCCCTGTTGGCGATTGTCATGTATCAGATTGGCCGAGCAGCGGTGGTTTACCCGTTTTTGTATGTGTTGCGCTGGTTTGATCGCCCGATCCCGATCCGTTGGCAAAATATTCTCATAATTGGGAATGTCAAAGGTTCATTGTCAATGGCGATGGCCTTGAGTTTGCCCCGCTCGATGCCCTTTCGGACAGAAGTGATTACCTTAGTCTTTGGGACAGTGCTGGTTTCTCTGATTGCCCAAGGTCTGAGTTTGCCCTGGTTTGTCCGCAAAATGAAGGTGGCCCAGCAATCGGAATCTGGCCTGCAAATCCAAACCCTCCAACTTAATCTCATGACAGCCAAGGCGGCCCAGGCCCAACTGAAGGAATTGCTCCAGGCCGGTAGTTTACCCCAACCCTTACACGATGATCTCTGGAATCAATACCAGGCCCGGATATTAACTGCTGAATCCGAACTCCAATCTATCTGCAAATCTGATATTCAATTTCCTGATGATTTGGGACAACGCCTCTACCAAAACCGACTTCAACGACAACTGATTCTGGCCGAAAAAAGTGCAGTCACCAATGGCTTGCGGCGCGGCTTACTCTCCCCGGAAATCGCGGAACCCTATTTACAAGACCTGAATCGCCAATTTATTGCCCTCGGTGATGACTAGCCCCAATTCTCTACCTGCTCCCCTGACAGCGG
Encoded proteins:
- a CDS encoding cation:proton antiporter; this encodes MIPLSLLSNLMPPLTSPPATGVELVNIYGLVQTFIILLLVATGVALVSRRLGFPYVIGLVVAGLLIPKPTLPSNVGLNPELVLNLFLPILIFEAALNTDASRLKRNLLPIGLLAGPGTIVAALITGGLFKLAFVWPWIPILAAAVILTITDTVSVIAAFRVVPVPARLSTIVEGESLFNDAVALVLLGLITTVHSQGAFTPFLGLKQFLIAFPGGILLGLGLGYLCIGLFRQLEDPLSSLLLTVAVALGTFQVGTGLGVSGAIAVVTAGLVIGNWGLEHETTTAQSKLTLFSFWEYAAFGVNTFIFLLLGIEVDPKFVIAAVPIALLAIVMYQIGRAAVVYPFLYVLRWFDRPIPIRWQNILIIGNVKGSLSMAMALSLPRSMPFRTEVITLVFGTVLVSLIAQGLSLPWFVRKMKVAQQSESGLQIQTLQLNLMTAKAAQAQLKELLQAGSLPQPLHDDLWNQYQARILTAESELQSICKSDIQFPDDLGQRLYQNRLQRQLILAEKSAVTNGLRRGLLSPEIAEPYLQDLNRQFIALGDD